In Nocardioides jishulii, the DNA window CGACAACGACTGGGAGGCCAAACGTGGACGCATAGTAGAACGCGAATTCAGCAGCACCTCGCGACACGAGCGTCCCGTCCACACCCAGGACGACCCGTCGGGCCAACCCGCTCCGGGCCGGCGGGTCCCGGACGACGACGACCGGACAATCGGCCTGCCGCATGACCGAGCGGTGGATGGCACCAGCGGGTGACCAGCCCACGGCTCCCCGGCGCGACCCCACGACGAGAACTGAAGCCTCCTGCGATTGGGCCAGCAGCACGGATGACGTGTCACCCGACTCAACGACGGTCACAGATACGTCCGGATGATTGGCGAGCACCCTGTTGGCTGCGTTGTCGAACAGAGTCCGGCGGGACTCCGCCACCTGCGTCCCGTCGGATCGTGCGTCCGCAAAGGTCGAGTCACCACGGGCGTTGTCTCTGGCGTGCACCAGCCTCAGCGGCCTTCCGGTCGCCGCAGCCCAGGAGGACGCCCAGTCAAGTGCTTCGGTACTGTCCTCGGTGTCACTGATCCCAACGACCACGGGGCCGTGCGCGCTCGTCACCATGATCCATTGTGGTCACGGACCAGACCCCTTGGAAAGGGCGACACTGCGCCGCGAGCTGGCAGGGTGGGCTGTCGAGCCCATCTCCTACCCAGAGGGCAGGTGTCCGTGCTTTGAAGGCAGGTACAGATGGCTTGACCCGGAGGTCGAAGCGGAGTGGTCGAGCGCCGCGATGTAGCGCTCGGCGTCCAGGGCCGCGGCGCAACCGGTCCCGGCGGCGGTGATGGCCTGCTGGTAGGTGTGGTCGACCAGGTCGCCGGCAGCGAAGACGCCGGCCAGGTTGGTGGCCGTGGAGGGCGAGGCGACCTTCACGTAGCCCTCGTCGTCGAGGTCGACCTGACCCTTGACCAGCTCGGAGCGCGGGTCGTGACCGATGGCGATGAAGAGACCAGAGATCTCGAGGTCCTTGAGGTCGCCCGTGACGGTGTCGCGCAGGGTGATCTTCTCCAGCGACTGCTCGCCGTGGATCTCGGCGACCTCGGAGTTCCAGACGATCTCGAGCTTGGGGTCGGCGAAGGCGCGCTCCTGCATGACCTTGGAGGCGCGGAGCTCCTCGCGGCGGTGCAGCAGGTAGACCTTCGAGGCGAAGCGCGTGAGGAAGGTGGCCTCCTCGACGGCGGAGTCACCGCCACCGACGACGGCGATCACCTTGTCGCGGAAGAAGAAGCCGTCGCAGGTCGCGCACCACGAGACGCCGCGGCCCGACAGCTCGTCCTCACGGGGCAGGCCGAGCTTGCGGTAGGCAGAACCGGTGGCGAGGATCACCGAGCGCGCGGTGTAGGTCTTGTCGTAGGTCTTCACGACCTTGACGTCACCGGTGAGGTCGACCTCGACCACGTCGTCGGTGACCAGCTCGGCGCCGAAGCGCTCGGCCTGGGCGCGCATCTCGTCCATCAGGGCCGGGCCCATGATGCCGTCGCGGAAGCCCGGGAAGTTCTCGACCTCGGTGGTGTTCATCAGCGCGCCCCCGGCGGTGACGGACCCTTCGAAGACCAAGGGCTCCAGGTTGGCGCGGGCGGCGTACACGGCGGCGGTGTAGCCCGACGGGCCGGAGCCGATGATGATCACGTTGCGTGGCTGGTCGGACATGTTTCTCACTCCTCGACGCGCATTTGGGGCCCAGCCACGCGGCAGATGTGGTCCACCGCGGGGCGTGGAGCTCAGACGGGTGCGATCTCCGCCAGTAGCGTCTTGACGCGGGCTTCGATCTCGTCGCGGATGGGACGTACGGCTTCGATGCCCTTGCCCGCCGGATCAACGAGGGCCCAGTCCTCGTAGCGCTTGCCGGGGAAGATGGGGCAGGCATCGCCGCAGCCCATGGTGATGACAACGTCCGAGGCGGCCACGTCCTCGGTGAGGAGTTTGGTGGGAACCTCGGCGGTGATGTCGATGCCGACCTCGGCCATCGCCTCGACTGCGGCGGGGTTGATCGTCTCCGCGGGGGCTGAGCCTGCCGAACGGACGAGGACACGATCCCCGCCGTGGTGGCGCAGGAAGCCGGCGGCCATCTGGGAACGGCCGGCGTTGTGGACGCAGACGAAGAGGACTTCGGGCACGGTGGTCATGAGGACGTCTTTCTCCTGGTTGGCGGCCTGCACGAGAGCCGCGTGGGCGATTTTGGCGGTGAGAGCGGGGAGGTAGTTGTTGATACGTGCCTCGGCCGCGATCCGCTCGTAGGCGTCGGTGACGTAGGCGTGAACGGTTTCTGGGCCGAATACGCCGGAGAACTGCGGGATCAGGTCCTCGGCGATCCGGCGGAGCAGTTCTGCAGGTTCGAGCAGATGCCATCCCCTTCGATCCGTGCCGCTGGACCGCGGTATCCCGGGCGCTTGGCGTTCGGATGTCATCGGCTCTCCATCGCCGGGGCCGAAGGAAAGTAGCGGCGGCGGGCCCACAGCGACACGTACACGAGTCCGACGAGGACGGGTACCTCGATCAGTGGCCCCACGACACCGGCCAGGGCCTGGCCGGAGGTGACCCCGAAAACGCCGATGGCCACGGCGATCGCGAGCTCGAAGTTGTTGCCAGCCGCGGTGAAGGCCAGCGAGGTGGTCCGTTCGTAACCCAGGCCGATCGCGCGTCCCAGGGCGAAGCCGCCGATCCACATCACGGTGAAGTAGGCCAGCAGCGGCAGCGCGATCCGGGCCACATCGAGCGGCTGGGAGGTGATCGCGTCGCCCTGCAAGGCGAAGAGCACGACGATGGTGAAGAGCAGCCCGTACAGGGCCACCGGCCCGATTCGCGGCAGGAAGGCGTCCTCGTACCACTCCCGGCCCTTGGCCCGCTCCCCGAAGAAGCGGGTGAGGAAGCCGGCCACCAAAGGGATACCGAGGAAGATCAGCACGGACTTGGTGATGTCCCACGCCGAGACGTCCAGCGTCTCTCCGTCGCCCAGGCCCAGCCAGGTCGGCAACAGGTCGAGGTAGAACCAGCCCAGTGCACCGAACGCGATGATCTGGAAGACGGAGTTGCTCGCGACCAGCACCGTCGCGGCTTCGCGGTCACCGCAGGCCATGTCATTCCAGATCATCACCATCGCGATGCAGCGGGCCAAGCCGACGATGATCAGACCGGTGCGGTACTCCGGGAGGTCTGGCAACAGCAGCCAGGCCAGAGCAAACATGAGTGCCGGGCCGAGGACCCAGTTGAGCAGGATCGAACTCCACAGCAGCCGCTTGTCAGCGGTGACGTGGCCGAGTTCGTCGTACCGGACCTTCGCCAACACCGGGTACATCATCACGAGCAGGCCCAGTGCGATGACGATCGAGACCTTCCCGATCTCAACTGCGGCCAGGGCTTCGTCCAGACCCGGCACGAGACGGCCCAGTCCCAGTCCGGTGACCATCGCGATCGCGATCCACACGGGGAGCAGACGGTCAAGGGTGGACAGTCGCTCCAGGCCTGCCGCCGACGCTGGAGAGGTCTGGACACTCATGCCGGCACCGCCACGTCGAACAAACTGCCCAGGGCACTCAGCGCCCCCGGACGCGCGGAGTAGTAGACCCAAGTGCCGCGACGCTCTCGGCTCACCAGGCCCACGTCATGCAACACCTTGAGGTGATGGCTGATCGTGGGCTGGGACAGGTCGAAGCAGGGCAACAGGTCGCAGACGCATGCCTCTCCCCCCTCGTGCGAGAGGATCAACGACATCAACCGCAGACGGGCCGGGTCGCCGAGCGCCTTCAGCAAGGGAGCGATCGTCTCGGCCTGTTCGGCATCGATCGGTTCTGCCGCAAGTGACGTGCAGCATTCGAGCGCGTCGGTCGGCGCACACTCTGATTTCGACATGTGTCTATATTGACAGATGTGGAAACGCGCGGACCGCCGGGACGGGTGAACGATGGGTGAACACTCGCTGATCACCGCGTCGGAGTCGGCGAGCCGGCCGGCGCTACTGAGGTCGTCGCGGCGCTCGTTTCCTTCGCGCCCGTAGCCGCGAGGCTCGCCAACCCGGTCGCCACAGTCGCGACGGCGGCGAGGACGGCAAACAGACCGACATAGCTCCCCGTCGCCTCGACGATCAACGCGCCCAACAAGGGTGCAAGGGCGCTGGCGGCGAGGACGGGGGCGTTGTACACGCCGCTGACGGCGGCGTACCTTTCTCTGCCCCAGTGGTCGCTGACCAGAGTGGCGCCCACCAGAGTGAAGAGACCTCGCGACGAGCCCGCAAGCACGGCGAGCGCGATGAGCACCGGGGCGGGCCCGGCGAGAGTGGCGAATCCGGTCACAGCAACGCCCATAGCGCCGATCACCACGACGGCCCGGACTTGC includes these proteins:
- a CDS encoding universal stress protein → MVTSAHGPVVVGISDTEDSTEALDWASSWAAATGRPLRLVHARDNARGDSTFADARSDGTQVAESRRTLFDNAANRVLANHPDVSVTVVESGDTSSVLLAQSQEASVLVVGSRRGAVGWSPAGAIHRSVMRQADCPVVVVRDPPARSGLARRVVLGVDGTLVSRGAAEFAFYYASTFGLPVVVVHCSLERWARGSAVLALLSRSDQHGPTAEERLLVAETIAGLADQYPDVEHRAAHRSGRPADELIDLSRSTQLLVLGARRRRGVLRLLHRSVSSDVAMRAQCPVAVVSAI
- the trxB gene encoding thioredoxin-disulfide reductase; translation: MSDQPRNVIIIGSGPSGYTAAVYAARANLEPLVFEGSVTAGGALMNTTEVENFPGFRDGIMGPALMDEMRAQAERFGAELVTDDVVEVDLTGDVKVVKTYDKTYTARSVILATGSAYRKLGLPREDELSGRGVSWCATCDGFFFRDKVIAVVGGGDSAVEEATFLTRFASKVYLLHRREELRASKVMQERAFADPKLEIVWNSEVAEIHGEQSLEKITLRDTVTGDLKDLEISGLFIAIGHDPRSELVKGQVDLDDEGYVKVASPSTATNLAGVFAAGDLVDHTYQQAITAAGTGCAAALDAERYIAALDHSASTSGSSHLYLPSKHGHLPSG
- a CDS encoding arsenate reductase ArsC, whose amino-acid sequence is MTTVPEVLFVCVHNAGRSQMAAGFLRHHGGDRVLVRSAGSAPAETINPAAVEAMAEVGIDITAEVPTKLLTEDVAASDVVITMGCGDACPIFPGKRYEDWALVDPAGKGIEAVRPIRDEIEARVKTLLAEIAPV
- the arsB gene encoding ACR3 family arsenite efflux transporter, coding for MSVQTSPASAAGLERLSTLDRLLPVWIAIAMVTGLGLGRLVPGLDEALAAVEIGKVSIVIALGLLVMMYPVLAKVRYDELGHVTADKRLLWSSILLNWVLGPALMFALAWLLLPDLPEYRTGLIIVGLARCIAMVMIWNDMACGDREAATVLVASNSVFQIIAFGALGWFYLDLLPTWLGLGDGETLDVSAWDITKSVLIFLGIPLVAGFLTRFFGERAKGREWYEDAFLPRIGPVALYGLLFTIVVLFALQGDAITSQPLDVARIALPLLAYFTVMWIGGFALGRAIGLGYERTTSLAFTAAGNNFELAIAVAIGVFGVTSGQALAGVVGPLIEVPVLVGLVYVSLWARRRYFPSAPAMESR
- a CDS encoding ArsR/SmtB family transcription factor, which codes for MSKSECAPTDALECCTSLAAEPIDAEQAETIAPLLKALGDPARLRLMSLILSHEGGEACVCDLLPCFDLSQPTISHHLKVLHDVGLVSRERRGTWVYYSARPGALSALGSLFDVAVPA